Within Triticum dicoccoides isolate Atlit2015 ecotype Zavitan chromosome 1B, WEW_v2.0, whole genome shotgun sequence, the genomic segment aaccatggcactatgtaataacaaacaataataaaagtaagaaaagcatacaagtatctatctaaatcatacaagtaagattttttttcttttggaaaaaagataagaacaagaggctcaccacggtggtatcggcgacgagatcggtgctggcgatcgacggcggtgaggacggggacggaACGACACCCTACACATGTGCAGGCTCTGGGAACTTAGTTTGAGCTCAAATTGTGCATCTAAATCAAAAGAACTCCCACATACACTCCTACACTAAAACCCACAAACCACTCTACTTATAGAGCATTTGAAATGAGCTAAACTAGCAGAGAGATGAAAGGATGAAgtagctaaccttttagaacacgtGTGCAGATGGTGCActgccaaacctagacaaatcttggggaaaatggagtttggagaacGAGCTTGGAGAGTAGAAAGCTTAAGTGTTGCTCCggtatttcatcgaacacctcatgtgcataggaggtgaaaacAGAGAGCAGCACACCTCCCACCCTTTCCACAGCCAAAAAATAGAGGATATGGGGGGGTGTGGATATATATACGCAAAACTTTAGTCCCGATTTGTGTCTAAAACTGAGACTAAAGgacaacctttggtcccggttccagacaccagccgggactaaaggggttgcgccaggagcgaggccctttagtcccggtttgtttcTGGAACCGCGACCAAAGGGGTCAAACGAACCGGGACCCTGGCCCGGCCGGCACCCTGGCCTCACGAACTGGGAGtgatgcacccattggtcccggttcttaggAGAACCAGGATTAATGCCCTTTTCTGGCCtgaaccaaagccatgttttctattAGTGCATGGTTGGCTTGTGTTGTAGACAAACCCAAGCCGAAGAAGAATAATGATGGATGACGTAAAAAGGTTGAGCTAATTGCGGAGGAGGTCTTCAGAGCGACGCTAGGATGGAAGATGGCGCGCAGGATCACTGTTGGGTCAAAAATGCTAGTGTGCTGTCAGAAAACAATCTCTCGAGATCTTGCTTCTCCTTTGGCCTCAATCTTACTGCCTTTCCTGCTGTCCTTGGTCTAGTTTAGTCTTAGTTTGGTCAAAAGCTTCTAGTTGTTATGGAGAaatagttgacccgttgcgccacgCAGAGACCCgctgaagacatgttgtcgatgaaaatagtttcattttaCAAAAACATATTCAATACTGGTAGTAGAAAGCACATGTGCTAGACGTTGCTATATTGAAAATATGTTTATCACCCCGAGAAAACTGAGTGTGAAAAACAAACCATATTTGTATAACATGTATAGACAGTTAAGGAAGCTTTTTTAGCTGAAAATATGGTTATCGCACTGAGAAATCTGAGTTTGAAAAGAAAATTTTATATAAGAACATTAAATGGCAGAATGACCCAGTGGCAACATGTAGTGCTAAATGTTAACTACAAATCCATAGGTTGTCCGTTTGGGCATCTTTCTCGTCTTTCTAAATTTTGAAATTGCAATATACTGGTATGCTTTCCTCTGCCTCATCAATCCCCACAATCGTGATGTGCAGAGGCAGCTCTATGCATGAGAAGGGCTTTCAAGTAGCGTGCTCTCTGGATGACCCATTGCGCCAAATGGCACAGAGGCCCATTTAAAACCATGAACACTttgaaaatatttgcattttttAATAACTATACGCTTGAGCAATCACATAGGACACGAATTGTAACTACTTTTATAAAAAAGAATAGATTTGTCTTTCAAAATATATACTTGAGCATGCATAATTTGTTATGTTATTCAGGAACACAGAGGCATAAGTTTAAAAAATTCAAACAAAGAATGAAATGTAAATAGTTGCTGAATGTAATTATGCAACAAATTAGAACATCGGTGGGTCAAATAACTGAGCCTGCAATTAGAAAGTCCAAATAGCTTACGCTAAAAAGAAGGTAAACATAGTTGACACAATAAAGCCTGGTTTGATGAACTCCATTGCACACTTTGTGGTGTTTGATGAATAAAGCTACCCCTCAAAAAAAAGTGACACAATAAAATGTACttaatacacgatgaacatttcTTATAAATAGTGGTCAATTACATCAAATAATTTGGTTCTGTACAAAAGAAAGTTTCCTCTTTTGTGTATATATATCCTAAACACCATCCCTTGCGATGAACTCTTTGTCTTTGTCCACAAATTTGGTTATTCACCATCCAGCATGTCAGTTGCAGTCTCCTGAAGCATAGGAACAACATAAGTTAAAACAATCTGGTCAAACATACACTAAGAATATACTCATGGGCATTATCGACGGATTAAACCAAAGTTATAGTGCAACAGGTTCTCTGTAAAGAATTAACCTGAGAAGGTCGTTCTTCAAGCTAACTCCTAGGTCCTAGCAGAAGATGATGCATCTAAGCGAAGCTGCCTGGAGATTTCTTATATGTCCCTTGCTCTCCACTGCAACAGATAGTTGGAATGGCATATAAGATAAGTGTGAGGTACTGACAGAAGATCACTCTCAAAAGGCACATTCAGTATGTGTATGTAATGATATAGAGGCATTATTAATTAAGTAACCTGAATAAGTTGTTGCATATTTCTTCTAGGGACAACTGTTTACATATTTCTTCTATATCCATTGCTCTCTGATGTAACAATTAAAATGGCAAACAAAGTAATTCTTAGGCATTGATATTACTGACTTACTTGTTCGCAGGCATATACTGAAATCGAGAGCATAAAGGTAATATGTTATAGCATATATCTGTACTATAAGTAACAAAAGAGTAGTCTCTTTCCTTTTTTCAACATAACAGTCTACTTATCTGATGCACTTGGACTAACAGGAACATAAGAAAACACCAATGACTAATCATTTGGAAGGCAGCATGGCTGAGTCCTACACATGGCTAGTTAAGCCCTCTTGCCAAGCTGGAAAGTTTCTTACAAATGCGGAAATATCCATAAGATTGCATCTCTCATGTTCTACTCAAATAATATTTTGTATATATCAGAGGTTTCAAAAGCTAGGTACCAGTTAACTCATATTGTGTTTGTTTGTATATATATATCATTGGTCTGTTTTATTCTAGAGCCTTACTAACCAAATAAAGATCAAAATTTTGAAGTAAATTCTATGCCTAGAAACCAAATAAGAACTacactgaaaatatttatgaattactACAACTATACAGACCATTTTAGACTACTTTAGTATGAGACTGTAATCAAGAATAATGAATGTAGGTGATCTGATATCTTGTTCGaacaataaaataaataaggaCAGATAGGCAATGGATTTGACCAACAAAACCAAATACTTCTAGATCTGTACGAACTTCTAAAGAATTGATCAAATCTTAAAAGTTGGAAAGGCTAAGCAGATAGAGTAATGATATGTTATAGGAATAAGCAAGCATGTCCGCTGACCATACATAGTAGCTGATTAGCGATGATGCACTCAATGTGAAGCGGTGTTTCCATGCCTATCAGGATAAAGGTATTCTTTTCTGCAAGGATAAACATGGAAGTGGAGTGATCAAGCACACCGAAAAGAGTTTTCATGAATTAAAATTAAGAAACAGAATATGGAAATAAGTGTTTTGAAACATAGAATTTTGGAGCTGCACAAAAGATGCAACTGAAGAGGAGGACACCCCTAAATGAAAACATCGAGTTAAAAAATTAAGCTAGCAAACCAGTCTGGCCTATTATATATCCCACATGGACAGTAGCACCTACATATTGAAGCAACAAAATTGACCAAAAAAATCCCCATATATGAACATCACAATCTGTGGGCATTAACTAAACATAAATTAAGCATAGATGTTGTCGAGTAGAAGCTAATATTATAGGATAGGTGACCTAAAGTGAAACACATGACATAACACAAAGTTAAAGTATGCTTAGCGGAGGAATTTAGCAACAACACATGGGAACAGATCTGGGCTGTACCTATAGGTAATTAATCTCTGCATAGATGGCGCAGAGTAGTAACTGCCTTGATTTCTTTGCTGTCCCAGCCCCCTTTCCAGTAGCACATCTCCCTTTTAGAAATTATTGTGGTCAGAAATGACAATCGCTATGTCTATCTAGGCTTAAAGAACGCATAGGTAGACAGACAGTATATGAATTGACACCTTTCTTTTGGTCATCTACCCCTGATCATCCTTATCATTCTTTCCTTCAACAGAAGATGAAAGAGCTTCAGCCTTATCATCAGACTTCTCCTGGTGCACCTAGAAAACCAAGTAGTTTGGTAACGGAGCAAGATGAGATATTAATATCCAAAGGTAAATAAATTGGCACGGGCAGGTTTCAGCTCACTCAATCAGTTACACAGCTTCGAATAGAATTTCTTTATGGCCATCTATATATTTGTATCTCCGTAAAACATGCGACACTAAGTTTTCTTCCTCATGTGAGATAAGCATTTGATTGTACAATTGTGCAATTGAGCAAGGCATGAGAGAAAGCTATATCAACACAGCAGCTGTAAGTTTTCTTCCTCATGTGAGATAAGCATTTGACTGTACAATTGCGCAATCAAGCAAGGCATGAGAGAAAGCTATATTAACACATCAGTTATCTTTTGGTGTACAATCGAGTTGCTTTCATATGAGATCTAAAACATGTGCATTCACACGTGCTTATACGAGTAGTAGAAAGGAAGCTTTACCTAAGAAGAAGGACCCAATAATCATTTTTTTTGGACAAGGCATGAAGAGAAAACATTATATTTAGGAGGAGCACAAAAATACAGAGAAGACAGAGAGAAAGCCCAAgaagcaaaatccaagaaacatcctTTCAAAAGCCCAGGAAGAATCACCAGCCCAGAAAACACAAGACCCTACAAATCCCATGGAAAGCATTTTTTCCTGATAAGAGAAGGCAGCCCAAAAGGAAACCTCAGAAGAAAGACTAAGAAACAAGTTTTCGAAAAGGAATTTCAAGAAAAAGAAGTAAACAAAAGGAGAGGCAACCTAGCTGGGAAACAAAAAATCTAGAGAACACAAAGAGCAAGCCCAAGAAGCAAAATCCAAGACACATCTTTCAAAAAGCCCATGAAGAATTATAAGCCCAAAAAACACAAAGCCCTATAAACCCCATGTAAAATAAATCTGTAATAAAAGAGAGGGGCGGCCCAAAGGCCCAACAGAAGGAGCACCAATAAATAAGCAAGACATCAATTATTTGGGCCCGTGTGGGAACATTGAAGAAGAAGCTCAAAGAGGCACCATAAGCAGTACCAAGAATCTTGTTCTGTAAGCAAGAGGCATTTTTTTTCCAGGCCCCCCAAGGAGCAGGAAACAAGAGGGGTGATCAATGGATCGTGAAGAGTCAGATTAGAAAGGGCCATTTCTACTTTGTAAAACATAGAAAGAAGACACAACAAGCCCATAGGGTAGACATATGAAGAATAAAATGTCTAGAGACTTTATTGCATTAGAGGAATTATCCACAAAGTACAAAGCTGGCACACATGCATGAATAAACAGTCAATAGAAGAGAGCTAAAGAAAACGGAGAGAGGACAACAGATGCGAGTACAGTAGAGTCCAGCAGATGCGAGTATGGTGTGTTTAGATGCCGTTAATTGTAATGAGCGGAAAAGGCTAAATGTTCAAATTATAGTTGAAGGGAGATGAATCTTAACCCTGGATTGAACAAATTTAATGGGTAAGTTCATCTTGCCGCGGAAACGACGTactaccgacctgaagaaaaagatgagGCCAGCGAGCAAGATCGCACGGTCGATGGACTTAACTAAGGTATTTTTAAGCACAACATTTATAAAGGAAATTGACCATATACTTTTCTATGAATGATGCAAGacttatgtttttttttgcaagaaTCAACCTTAGCAGGCTGTTGTGTAGAGTTGCTGTCAGCGGAAGATGGCGCAGCCAAGAGAAATTGGCTGTAGATTTCTTCTATGCCTGCTGCTCCATCCTGCAGCAATTATTTAGAACAACAAATAAGATGATTATCAGATTAGATAAGGCACACTTCTTGCACAGAAAACAAATGTTCTGCATCAATATAGTAGATGACCAAAAAATTGAATAAAGAACAGAgcggaagaagaggagaagaagagcacGGCAAACCTCACCCAGCGGCACCCATGGCGCAAAGGAGACCCATGCGTACGACGAGCGCACTTGGCGGCGAACACGATCTTGGCCGTGTCGCCCGCGCGCAGGTGCTCCAGGCCCGACTTGAGCAACCAGACGAAGAGGTTGGCGACGCCGTCGTAGAGGTTGTGAAAGGCCTCATCAGAGTCATAACGCGCGAGCACGGCCTGCGCGTGCTCCGCCTCCTTCTCGCGCCGGGCCTTGGCGGCCTCAGTCGCGGTGGCGGCAAGGCCGTCGACGCAGTGTGGCTTGCCGCTTGCCTTTCTTGCCCCCGGGGCCGCCGCGGTGACGTCATCCTGGTCCTTGCGCTCATCGCGGGGGTCGTGGAGGAAACGATAGAGGATCTCAGGGAGGTCCTTGAGGTAGCCGAACCTGGCGAAGCCGGCGAGGTTGGTGGCGAGCGTGCGCGGGTGGATGGCGTGCATCCAGAGAGCGGTGACGTAGAAGCCCTTCCTCTcccctttcctctctctctctctctctctctctctctctctccctctcatcttctTCCTTATCTCTCCCTCTcatcatctctctctctcccgcagatCTAAtcaagcgccgccgccgccgttaccCTTTGCCTGTAGGTCGCCGCGGCCGCTAGGGATGCTCGCCTCCATGCCCACACCTCAGTCCCACGGGATCCGAGATGAGGAGGTTTGGGCGCCATTGACGCGAGAGGATGCACGAGCATGGAGGCGGCTAGGTCGATGGAGACACGGGAGGTGGGCTTGGAGATATTTTGCCAGTCCATCTCCTCTCTCCAACCGCAGACGGAGGTGAGGCACGCAGGACGCGCACACGATGCATCGGTCAGCCAGGGGTCCACGCGAACATGCCCCAGCCAACCCGGCGTAGTCCGCACAACCAACCACCATGACGCAGTCCGGGCAGCTGACGAGCAGGACCAGCAGCAGGACCGGCCCACCTGTCATCGCGATAGGAGAGACGCTGGTGCATAAGCCAGGTACACATGCACCGGCCGAGCCCTGCACAGCAGCGTGCATGCGAGCGGCGGCCTGTaggggctaaatttcgtgttttgaccctttttaatACTATTTCAGGATCTGACCCTTTCGCCTACCGCCAGGCACCATGGCGGTAGGATTGTACAACCTACCGCTAGTGGCCATGGCGGTAGGTACCTTGACGGCGCCTGAAGGACGTTTGCCGGGGCTGACGTGGAAAAGGGCCTACCGCCAGGGCCCATGGCGGTAGGGTACTAAGGCCTAcagccggagcctctggtggtaggGTCCTGTGTGGTGGATAAGGTGGGGAGGGGCTGGATATTTCCTCTCCCTCCTCAACCACTCATTCAGGCCAGACACTACTCACCTCTTCCACCGAGCTCAAGTCTCCCCTTCTCTCTTTGAAGCACTAGAGCCTCTCAAATCTCTCTCATTTGCTTGAGATTTCACCGGTGGATCCGGATCATTTTCATCACCCAAGGTACCTCCCCCATTTCCCCTCCTTTTGATTGGTTGCGATCTTTGTTTTGCTTGCATTTGCTCATTTGGTTGCAAACCTAGCTCATGTGGTCAAATCAATTCATATGATCCATTTAGGGTTATGTTTGTGATTTCCTTATGTATGATGTGCTTCATTGCTTCTGGAATAGTTTGTGTACCTAGATCTAGTCTTAGTATTAGTGTACATAATTAGGGTTGTGATTAAGAAAGCAATTAAACCTAAGTTACTTTAATAGCAACTTTTGTAAATGTAGGATGGCACCGTTCGTTTTTTTTTTTGAAGCTTCTGCTGACGCGGCTGCGAACCGTGAACGCGAATTGATTGAGGAAAAGATGAACGTGTGGGTGAAAGCCATTGATGCATTCAATGCGGAGTGTTGGGCCTTTTCACATTATTATTTCAATAACCGTTCAGAAAATTTtatcaaaaaaaggagaggcagatggagaatctcaagacagcGAAAAAAATTGTAGGCGTGATTTTGCAATCCAAATTGCATTGTGTGTGACAAGGGGAGAATATGCTGAGATAGACATGGGAAATCATGGTCAGGTCATTGATTGGTTAGTTCGCCAACCATTCTCGTCGGACGAGAAGCGGGCTTCTCGTTGGgcatgggtcaaagaaagaaatgaTGTTATTTGTTGCAACCCGGGACCGTACGCCACATAGAATTGCATGAGGCTATGTAATCTTTGTCATTTGGACTGTAATGACATGTACCCTTTGCTTGGTCGTCATTTGAATTACTATGACTTGTACCCTTAACATTTGAACTCATTAAGAACTTGGTGTTATATATCATATGAAGTAACCAAGTGTTGTACTTCATTGAATTTATTTTGTGTTTTGTTGTATGTCATCTTAAACCCGTATATTCATGTAGGATGGACATTCGATCCATGACTATGAACATAGCGTGTGAGAAGCTCATGTCGGAGCGACACCGTTGCTTGAAGAGGGAATGTGAGGCATGGTTGAAGAGTTGTGATGAGGCATATGCGGCCATGAAGGATTTCAACAAGTATCACTTTATCGAGGAATGTTCTAATGCTAAGGAGAAAAAAGCTTTTCAAAAGCTtgtaaaggaaaaaaggaagatgcTTGATGAGCTGCAAGAGCAGGAGTGTGCTTGTAGACACACTTTGGCAATTGAGACTGCGTTCACTACTAGCAAAGAAGAATTCTGTGAGATGGAGTTGAGGAAACCCGGCGCGGTCATAGGATGGGCAATCGAACTAGGCGTGTTAGAGAATCCCGCCCGCCGTGCTGCATGGGCCTGGTTCTGTGAAGCGTGGTGTGTTGGTTCATTGGGCAGGATCCACGGACTTTCATCTGAAGCATAATCAAGCGCGTGACAAACAAATTGAACGTCTGATAAGTATGAGAAATATGTTACCTGTTTAGAAAATGTGTCGTTGAGCTTGAGCTTCTAGTTTGAACCGATGTCATCTGAACCTGGCCATGTTTTAATTAGTTTCAACATGTGTTATTCGTGGATGTAATGAACTATGTTGAGTTGAGTTATGTATGTGTTTGCGAGATGATCATTCTAATATTTGATACAAGTGGCTTATTGTTATAACATTCGACAGAAGGGGGTAGGAAAGGGGGGGAGGAGAGGATTCAATCCCTACCGCCAGAGGCTGTGGCGGTAGGGTGCAC encodes:
- the LOC119348730 gene encoding uncharacterized protein LOC119348730 isoform X1, translating into MRGRERERERERERKGERKGFYVTALWMHAIHPRTLATNLAGFARFGYLKDLPEILYRFLHDPRDERKDQDDVTAAAPGARKASGKPHCVDGLAATATEAAKARREKEAEHAQAVLARYDSDEAFHNLYDGVANLFVWLLKSGLEHLRAGDTAKIVFAAKCARRTHGSPLRHGCRWDGAAGIEEIYSQFLLAAPSSADSNSTQQPAKVHQEKSDDKAEALSSSVEGKNDKDDQG
- the LOC119348730 gene encoding uncharacterized protein LOC119348730 isoform X2; translated protein: MRGRERERERERERKGERKGFYVTALWMHAIHPRTLATNLAGFARFGYLKDLPEILYRFLHDPRDERKDQDDVTAAAPGARKASGKPHCVDGLAATATEAAKARREKEAEHAQAVLARYDSDEAFHNLYDGVANLFVWLLKSGLEHLRAGDTAKIVFAAKCARRTHGSPLRHGCRWVRMEQQA